One part of the Augochlora pura isolate Apur16 chromosome 3, APUR_v2.2.1, whole genome shotgun sequence genome encodes these proteins:
- the LOC144468055 gene encoding interleukin enhancer-binding factor 2 homolog — MVRGGRGGMIRGGRGGMGRGMGFPRKQFLPRLPFDYTLCEAAFPRVKPAPDENDVLMIFLKKSGDMFPTAKEQTSILNLVTKLQSVLDNLIVAPGSFEACQLEEVRQVGSFKKGTMIKGHNVADIVVILKTLPTKTAVEKLGTKVNNDLKAINPKEMFRLTQTERGFDIANNEASVRVLITTLHQNLRKLESDQHLDVKICQGHLAAIRHSRWFEENAHHSSIKLLIRLLRDLRSRFEGLEPLSPWMLVLLAHNAIMNNPSRQALPINQAYKRVLQLLASGLFLPGSAGISDPCEGGNIRVHTAMTLEQQDQVCLTAQTLLRVLAHGGCRPLLEGTNKLAVEMSVWPGGVVASPLDKAYEPPTEQEQQEDMDESNEEMITESA; from the exons ATGGTGCGTGGTGGTCGAGGTGGAATGATaagaggaggacgaggaggtaTGGGACGTGGAATGGGATTTCCTAGGAAACAATTTCTTCCTCGTCTTCCATTTGATTATACCTTATGTGAAGCTGCTTTCCCAAGAGTTAAACCCGCACCTGATGAAAATGACGTtctaatgatatttttaaagaaaagtgGAGACATGTTCCCAACAGCAAAGGAACAGACATCTATTTTAAATCTTGTGACTAAGCTACAAAGTGtacttgataatttaattgttgctCCAGGCAGCTTCGAAGCTTGC CAACTGGAGGAAGTTAGACAAGTAGGAAGCTTCAAGAAAGGAACAATGATCAAAGGTCACAATGTAGCTGATATTGTAGTGATTCTGAAGACATTGCCCACCAAAACAGCAGTGGAAAAGCTTGGTACCAAAGTCAATAATGATCTGAAGGCTATTAATCCAAAGGAAATGTTTAGACTGACTCAAACAGAGCGTGGTTTTGATATCGCTAATAACGAAGCATCGGTTCGTGTATTGATCACCACGTTGCATCAAAATCTACGAAAATTGGAGTCTGATCAGCATCTAGATGTTAAGATATGCCAGGGTCACTTAGCAGCAATAAGACATTCCCGTTGGTTCGAAGAAAATGCTCATCATTCCAGTATCAAACTTCTAATTAGACTACTCAGAGATTTGAGAAGTAGATTTGAGGGTCTGGAACCATTATCCCCTTGGATGTTGGTTTTATTGGCACACAATGCAATCATGAATAATCCTAGTCGACAAGCATTACCAATAAATCAGGCGTACAAGAGGGTACTTCAATTGCTTGCCTCTGGGCTTTTCCTTCCAGGATCTGCTG GTATCTCTGACCCATGCGAGGGCGGTAATATTCGAGTGCACACAGCCATGACCCTAGAACAACAGGATCAGGTGTGTCTCACGGCTCAGACACTGTTGCGTGTGTTGGCTCATGGTGGGTGCAGACCTCTTCTCGAAGGCACCAACAAACTCGCCGTGGAAATGAGTGTGTGGCCAGGCGGTGTGGTCGCTAGTCCTTTGGACAAAGCGTACGAACCACCAACGGAGCAGGAACAGCAAGAAGATATGGATGAAAGCAATGAGGAGATGATAACAGAGAGtgcttaa
- the Scgbeta gene encoding sarcoglycan beta, producing the protein MSALLDACGNDTGSISKAEDNLSNSDGPLIKGYIQQNNCNSVRTSSENVNRTMTGSSMAMSASNEKPTKRRYCLWTLTLVLAIIGLCNLFLNITVIAVLRISQGMEAMEVIPDENLVKFYGKTDLDNVCLQSEVCQGYGDEPMEVSGDEGGVQIKVHDRRVHDEPSTKVTILSNGTSWSQVESFEIKDPRTGAIYFTTDFPNFSLPAGVKDIDVKIAETHRITSPVNQSLFVRSDNQISMHGAEGATMESKDIIWSADTDILLKSVNGSIILDAADGISIDVDNIPVAPLFLQNPSHEYKVCVCMPQGKLFKVPVRSGNGSTFVNCARVSRTPENDPCSR; encoded by the exons ATGTCCGCCCTCCTCGATGCATGTGGCAATGACACTGGCTCGATATCGAAGGCTGAGGATAACTTGTCGAACAGCGATGGACCTCTGATCAAGGGCTACATCCAGCAGAACAATTGCAACAGTGTCAGAACAAG TTCTGAGAACGTGAATCGGACGATGACCGGTTCTTCCATGGCGATGTCGGCTTCCAACGAGAAGCCGACGAAGCGGCGTTACTGCCTGTGGACGTTGACGCTGGTCCTCGCGATAATTGGCCTCTGCAATCTCTTCCTCAACATCACTGTGATAGCCGTTCTGCGAATTAGTCAGGGAATGGAGGCAATGGAAGTGATACCTGACGAGAATCTCGTGAAATTTTATGGCAAAACTGACTTGGACAAT GTGTGCCTACAATCGGAGGTATGCCAGGGCTATGGAGATGAGCCAATGGAGGTTTCGGGCGATGAAGGTGGCGTCCAAATTAAAGTTCATGACCGTAGAGTGCACGACGAACCCAGTACAAAAGTAACAATCCTATCGAATGGTACCTCCTGGTCTCAGGTCGAGTCCTTCGAGATCAAAGACCCTAGAACCGGCGCTATCTACTTCACCACTGACTTTCCCAACTTCAGTTTGCCGGCGGGCGTCAAGGACATTGATGTGAAGATCGCAGAGACCCACAGAATCACATCGCCCGTGAATCAGAGCCTATTCGTGAGGTCCGACAATCAGATTTCCATGCATGGCGCTGAAGGCGCCACTATGGAAAGCAAGGACATAATTTGGAGCGCAGATACAGACATTTTGTTAAAGAGCGTCAATGGTAGTATCATTCTAGACGCTGCTGACGGTATTTCCATTGATGTGGATAATATTCCAGTCGCGCCGTTGTTTTTGCAAAATCCTAGCCACGAATACAAAGTCTGCGTTTGTATGCCTCAAGGGAAACTGTTCAAGGTGCCCGTTCGATCCGGCAACGGCAGCACGTTTGTTAACTGCGCCCGCGTCAGCAGAACTCCGGAAAACGATCCTTGCTCGCGATAG
- the LOC144468100 gene encoding venom protease-like has product MTFSSSSLSAVLASSLFLLLLTVSSIQGQGYEGDKCTVNNGPGVCQHLEQCPSVYTELLKGNPPLAVCGFVGFRQLVCCPTNTQPPVIPTTENTTVVTGSVKPLTVNDSAVSKLKCEEYSRAVYQLVIPPTLSVDSETVNVSVCAIKTKKLIVGGKKAEDKEFPHMAAVGYDGPNGVIFSCGGSLISERFVLSAAHCFYSVEWGPASWVRVGDMNLERTDDRAKPQQVRIIDKFRHPEYKRPSMYHDIGLLKLESPVTFDAWVRPICLPYFTPDTANEDVATATGWGKVDWGDENGSNDLLKVTINLVNNDVCNRSIHDDRVVPRGVIDSWQICAGQPGKDTCHGDSGGPLVILNPDYNCMYSLLGITSFGGLCGSVIPGVYARVSHYVPWIEKKVWPELV; this is encoded by the exons ATGACGTTTTCGTCATCTTCTTTATCGGCAGTACTGGCATCTTCGCTTTTTCTGCTCCTTCTAACTGTTTCGTCGATCCAAGGCCAGGGTTACGAAg GTGATAAGTGTACCGTGAACAATGGGCCTGGAGTATGTCAGCATCTTGAGCAGTGTCCATCGGTTTACACTGAATTATTGAAGGGAAATCCTCCGCTCGCAGTGTGCGGGTTCGTCGGTTTCCGACAACTGGTATGCTGTCCGACCAATACACAACCACCGGTAATTCCAACCACCGAAAATACAACAGTGGTGACCGGAAGTGTAAAGCCACTCACCGTGAACGACAGTGCCGTATCGAAATTAA AATGCGAAGAGTACTCGAGAGCCGTGTACCAACTGGTAATACCGCCGACATTGTCAGTGGATTCGGAGACAGTAAATGTATCAGTTTGTGCAATCAAAACGAAAAAGCTTATCGTCGGCGGCAAAAAGGCCGAGGATAAGGAATTTCCGCATATGGCAGCTGTAGGATACGATGGCCCCAATGGTGTTATTTTCAGCTGCGGGGGCAGTTTGATATCCGAAAGATTCGTACTCAGCGCGGCGCATTGCTTCTACAGCGTAGAATG GGGACCGGCTAGTTGGGTGCGGGTGGGCGACATGAATCTCGAAAGGACCGACGACAGGGCGAAACCTCAGCAAGTTAGGATAATCGACAAGTTCAGGCATCCTGAGTATAAAAGACCTTCTATGTACCATGATATTGGGCTGTTAAAGTTAGAGTCGCCTGTGACCTTCGATGCGTGGGTGAGACCAATCTGTTTGCCATATTTTACGCCTGACACTGCCAATGAGGATGTAGCGACGGCAACGGGTTGGGGCAAGGTCGACTGGG GCGATGAGAACGGCTCGAACGACTTGCTGAAAGTAACCATCAATTTGGTAAATAACGATGTATGCAACCGAAGTATTCATGACGACAGAGTAGTCCCGCGTGGCGTAATAGATAGCTGGCAAATCTGCGCCGGCCAACCTGGAAAAGATACTTGTCAT GGCGACAGTGGTGGGCCTTTGGTGATCCTGAACCCGGATTACAACTGCATGTACAGCCTTCTTGGGATAACAAGTTTCGGAGGACTTTGTGGTAGCGTCATTCCTGGTGTCTACGCCCGGGTATCCCACTACGTGCCCTGGATTGAGAAGAAAGTCTGGCCCGAGTTAGTGTga